ACATTCCATGAATCACAAGCCATAAAATTAGTGAAAAGAATATCTAATTTATGCTCATAGCTAACCATGCTCGTAAGTGTAAAGGCCCAAATGAAGacataataaatctaaaaaaatataataatccaGTTAGTGATTATACTTTTTCTTGTACGCTAATTGCTGATATTAAGAGGCCGTTCCAAGAATTCACAACAAACATATAGTCAACAAGATGAGGTAGCTAACACTAGATCAAGTATGGGCGATTCAGCTTCacgaaaaaataaattaattaacgaaaaaataaaacatctaaCAAGGAATGAAACATAAAAAGAAGGGAGTTGAGTAGCATAGATACCCTCAATCTCTCCGACAACACCGAGGGAGTGATCTGCTTGTACTTGGGCACCTCAGAGAGCATTTTATCGTAGCTGGCCTGATCGAAGAGAACCGCGTTGTTCACCTTCTCCTTCTGCTTTCCCTTGCTCCATTTCTGCATTCAAAACCCTAACAACTCCTTAGATCCACATCTTCAGCTACAGATGCAAAAGTCGAtccttcattaaaaaaataaataaattgaaacgAAAATCCAAAAGGAAAACAATTTTTCACGAACAAATCCCAAGAACAGATCCAAAACAGCCATAAATCATCAAATACCATGGGGGAATAATCCCcacaaaccctaaccctaaccctaactgaATGGAGTTTACCTTCTTCTTCTGCTTTCCTCCGCCGGACTTGGCGGGCTTCGAGGCCGGCGGCGGGGCCTTGTCCTTCTTCGGCGCCTGCGAGCGAGAGAATGGAGAAGAGATAAAGCGAACGGAAATCAAAAGGAGAAGGTTAAAAGAGACGCCATTGAAGTAGAAATCAGTAGAGTACCATCTCGTGCTGGAAGGGTGAATCCTACAACCCGGGTTTCGGGATTTGAGGCCTCGCGACGAAGGGAAGCTGCCGACTCTGGAGAAAAGGTTCTCGGCCAAAAGCTCGATATAGTTtcgagggttagggttagggttagggtttaggtaGTGGTGCTCCACGAGGAAAAAGATCTTGACCGTTGAAATCAGCTTCAATATTATATCCAACCTCTGATCACGATGCAAATCATGACTCAGCGGAACCAAAGAGGAAAATCATGAAACAACAATTTGGCGCCAGCTCAAATTTAGCTAGTGTTTTAGTAGTCGGGCAAAGATTACCTTAGACTTAACTAGCTCAATTAATGTAGATAGAGTTCCATTGCGAGTACTTTTTctaagtaatataaaaaaaaaattatttatctaaataatttaaattctaatttatttataaatttaatataaaaataataaatgttgggtataaaatacccacagccgaagtcctcaacagaatcaacgattccgcccgcaatgccgacctcaaaggaagactccgcccggactcctacgggagccgggcttcgtcctcgactccaacggctgcagacagacttcgtccggactccaccgacaactccgacctcaagttgactccgcccggactcctacgggagccgggctccgtccttgacatcaactgctggtaagccccgtccggactcctacgggagccggactttgcctttaactttgatttcaggaagactccgcccggactcctacgggagccggacttcgtccttgactccaacggctgcagacagacttcgttcggactcctacaggagccggactccgccgacaactccgacctctagttgactccgcccggactcctacgggagccgggctccgtcctcgacatcaactgctggtaagctccgtccggactcctacgggagccggacttcgcctttaactttgatttcaggaagactccgcccggactcctacgggagccgggcttcgtcctcgactctaacggctgcagacagacttcgtccggactcctacgggagccggactccgccgacaactccgacctcaagttgactccgcccggactcctacaggagccgggctccgtcctcgacatcaactgctggtaagccccgtccggactcctacgggagccggacttcgccgttaactttgattgcaggaagactccgcccggactcctacgggagctgggcttcgtcctcgactccaacggctgcagacagacttcgtccggactcctacgagagccggactccgacgacaacttcaaccgcaagggggactccgcccggactcccacaagaaccgggctccatcgctaactccgattgccggtaagatccgtccggactcccacgagagccgaactttccacctgactttagttgcagaggactccgtccggactcctacgggagtcgaactccgtcatcagctccgaccacttccgggcttcagccgatggatctgcactccctgacaggccgcagtaaccgtcgcggctttgctccacttcctgtggcagattccgtgcagctccatcactccctgacaggccgcagtaaccgtcgcagctctgctccacttcctgtggcggattccacacagttccactaccccctggcaggccacaataacggccacgatcctgctccacctcctgcaatggatatcgggcgattctcccatccgctggcaagtcacgacaacggacgctgctccactcctcgcaactgattccacgtggcgagccacggcgatagccacgattccgctccactacccttcgcaataaatcccccctaactatgggcggcccacgaccagacggttacaaacgtcgccatcaatccgttacctcccccgcctataaaaagggggggacccagatacattattctctaagctcatttcttatcccaaaactctgctgaattctccgttcgagcgctccattcttgttgaggcagagaactgacttgagcgtcggagggtcttgccggagcaaccccacctccggtttagacttcccttgcaggtcccgacggcgaccgcggcttccccgactccagcttctctggcgcaagtggatttttgcaccaacaggattggcgctagaggaagggcataaccttcgcagtacccttattcttaaaggagcgttcaacggagccgcctccgatcatctcctccgacacccactccttattttcccccgctgggtctacactcgatgcctccacgcagggcatccacgcgacggtccacggcatccacgcgacggtccacggcctccgcggccagatctcaggctccagcctcccctcctatttctcaacctcctcctcctcctcctccagtggcggcggtcggcgcggagtagtttgacttgctggcacagcaggtcagaggccttgcCGAAGCTGTGccagcaatgcagcagcagcagccgcaggcgtcagcgcacccgaaaagggcatctccggaatgtcagaacccggcggcggggcgggccacctgggccagccgccccgtccttcctgggaaaataaacccgagggtagagagccctcaatcggaccacgactctacccctggaagatccctgcccccgttctgccagaggaccctcgagactcgaagtcgagaggattttctggatcggaggctccaggagatgaaccggcggattgaagaactccgccaagcgccccccgcttatggtgaggatatttgtactgaccctcccttctcccaaacgatcatgcaggaaccgatcccgccaaacttcaagcttccccagttcgaaagctacgacgggacttcggacccggttgatcatctggaggccttccggacgatgatgctgcttcacggtgctcctgacgccatcttatgccgggctttcccgtctactttgaagggagcagtgaggaactggtattcggctttgaaaccgggtaccatcttctccttcgatcaaatgagccaccaatttgtggcccattttgtcagcagccggcgccctcggaagggttcagagtccctcatcaacatcaagcatagggaaggggagtccatacgggcctacatcaaccgcttcaacatcgcggcgctggaggtccggaacttggaccaatcagttgccatggccgccctgaaaggcggccttcagaagaataatcttttgttctccctggagaagaagtaccccagggattttgccgatttgctggctcgggcggagggatacgcccgagcggaagaagccttcaaaatgaaggatgaagagacagcaagggagcggcaagcgggagattcgagtaagcccgcagttgagaaaaggccaaaggaagtccggccgcgttctcgatctcctcctgggcataagcacgcccatactccaccccgggcacgcaagcagagaagcccggaccgcggggttcggcggggttccccaccagggagattccgcaactacgcccccctcaacgcctcgaaggcccaggtattaatggaggtcagggagcagctccctaggccggagaggatgcgcacacaccccgggaagcgcaaccccaacaagttctgcctctaccaccgcgaccacggccacgacacagaggaatgcatccagctccaggacgagatcgaggagcttattcggcgaggtcgacttgacagattcatccgccgcaggcctgagggtagaggagaccggccaagagcccttccacagcctgaaccgctgagaagggaggagcaacccggggaccgacctcccatcgggaccatcgactccatcaccggaaggcctcaaggaggagcgggccacccgcgaccgaGGAGCTcggaaaatctgtaaatgtatcacttacgatttcgccttgaatctaattttctttctacttaacgtgctcttcccacctgacgtggatttattatgactggatacgaccccaccgaacgcttaaaacatagccatgtcaggaacaggaggagaacctcgtcctgacatgagcaaagtcaaaggcccggttcttttagaccggatggggggagaggccttacaacgccctaatgtgcccccacagccatgtcaggaatatgaggagaacctcgtcctggcatgagcaaagtcaaaggcccggttcttttagaccggatggagggagaggccttacaacgccctaatgtgaccccacagccatgtcaggaacaggaggagaacctcgtcctgacatgagcaaagtcaaaggcccggttcttttagaccggatggggggagaggccttacaacgtcctaatgtgcccccacagccatgtcaggaacaggaggagaacctcgtcctgacatgagcaaagtcaaaggccggattcttttagaccggatgggaggagaggccttacaacgccctaatgtgcccccacagccatgtcaggaacaggagaagaacctcttcctgacatgagcaaagtcgaaggcccggttcttttagaccggatggggggagaggccttacaacgccctaatgtgcccccacagccatgtcaggaataggaggagaacctcgtcctgacatgagcaaagtcgaaggcccggttcttttagaccggatggggggagaggccttacagcgccctaacgcacccccacagccaagccgagaacgggaggagaacctcacactggcccgaacaaaaaggaagacttcacccggactcctacgggagccggattccacccacaagaaagacttcacccggactcctacgggagccgggttccgtccacaagaaagacttcatccggactcctacgggagtcgggttccgtccacaaggaagacttcactcggactcctacgggagccgggttccgtccacaaggaagacttcacccggactcctacgggagccgggttccgtccacaaggaagacttcacccagactcctacgggagccgggttccgtccacaagaaagacttcacccggactcctacgggagccgggttccgtccacaagaaagacttcacccggactcctacgggagccgggttccatccacaaggaagacttcaactggactcctacgggagccgggttccgtccacaaggaagacttcacccggactcctacgggagccgggttccgtccacaaggaagacttcacccggactcctacgggagccgggttccgcccacaaggaagacttcacccggactcctacgggagtcgggttccgtccacaaggaagacttcacccagactcctacgggagccgggttccgtccacaaggaagacttcacccggactcctacgggagccgggttccgtccacaaggaagacttcacccggactcctacgggagccgggttccgtccacaaggaagacttcacccgaactcctatgggagccgggttccgtccacaaggaagacttcacccggactcctatgggagccagattccgtccacaaggaagacttcacccggactcctacgggagccgggttccgcccacaaggaagacttcacccggactcctacgggagtcgggttccgcccacaaggaagacttcacccggactcctacgggaaccgggttccgtccacaaggaagacttcacccagactcctatgggagccaggttccagccacgacgccagggaagacttcacccggactcctacaggagccgggttctgtccacgatgccaagaaaaactttcggcaccgattaggaagacaacgacatccccaaaataatgtggggcccgaacggccaagctcgggcttgcggccacgcacgacgagaaaggcgagctaacgcatcgacgaccgggcacCCCCTAACgatgtctacatcagacaagtcaaacgacaagaaaggttcggcagacaacaatattagtgcaacgcgcggacgaggtaacacaaaatgctctttttattccatttccaatatacacactacaaagccaggaaggccaaggaaagaagggcaaaacgacaaaaaggaagtaactacatgacaaggcagaaagacaaaaagagctctaaggaggccctgctccctccgacttagagttatctattccgtccctcaaccaggactgcctcagattctcaatctcctcttctagctcttccctcttccgcagcgtgtcctggagcgcccgacgaagttgctggctctcagcctctgcctctcgacgcctcttcctcaaaacttcggactccgcctccgcctccgcgacggcccgccgctcgagtgccagttggatcttcacttgttgcagctcggctgtcttttccccgaggaagacagaaatcccctccacgatgcctcttagggcttggagctcttcgaaatcttgggcggaagtaagctgtgccctgctagccagctgtctctggagacggacgacttcatcggctgccgtcctgaatcttcctttgtattcttccacttgcctgcaccagctagcccgttgcacgtcgtggctcacctcggcatcctgaagctgctgctgaaggtccgAAACCTTCTgtgaccacctctggtcatcgtcgacccaGGCCAAGATccaggatgaacttccttccagctggccaatcttccccttcgcagctgacagttccaccttgagggcactgatcctggcggcctgggcccaaatccggtcgctggagctcttcttgcattcctcgagctcctttgcaaagttcgccttcctccagctatacttcatgatccccttcacatggagactccgaaagtgggcagcCTCAGCagcggcttcagagtgaccttctctcgatttgcagaGCTcggcttccatcttctttaacttcttcgtcaggtgaaggacctcctttttcaaccgctggatcgtcgatttcagcgggacccccaagggcaggggagtgcgtctgcaggacactgccatcggaaggtaaaggcGTCAAAGAACGATTCGTTGCAGGAAGAAAGACAAggagaaggagggaggaggaaagagaagccgtccgcaataagaaattcgactttattgattgaatgatttttaaagacaaacggaaaaaaaaattgcgacgaaataaaggtacaagatcggaggtctcagacctcaggggcggagggtggagaactcggcgcgggggctgcgacagcagtggcggctgacgaggggccggcctcgtcctcagactcctcgcctagaaagctgaggtcgagctctgagaattttctggccaccttctcttggcagagctcgaaccccttaatgaacgctttctggccgaactggatattcaggtccctcatctccgcggaggccttgaattcctccaccgcaagggctctggcctccgagaccaggaccggagtttgctcgaccaagtgggcgacctcggcctctgccttcctcgccgattcctccaaggtctgcctctcctcctctcgggctttcttctccctttccagggcctcctggagggcggctacttcggctgtctttgcttggaggcgagcaacctccgcctgacagcgttcctccacctggaggatgtccctcctcgtgcggctcattgcctcgatataggcgaggagctggtgcccaatctgcaaagacagctagggaatcagtacaaaggccgaatagccatgtaaatgaagagtcgctcacctcaaggaaggaccccaaagaatctcaagtccgctgctcaggatcggtgcggtcgatcctctccacgacgtcaggcagaatgcagccgtcgatcagccgcctgatcaggtccctatcattgaagggattctctgacccctcctcggagcagagggactcgtccgcagcatttcggcggctacttgccctgcgggccaccgatttcctccttttctccgcggcgggcacctccgtggggcgaacccccgggacgggggccccaatcggcggactcctcgaggaggcccggggagctatcggctcggcatccgagggaatgtcgatggccggggtcacctggacgggtgccgctaagctcgtctcctccaccctggccctcttcgccgatccggaggtcgtagcgcccttcctcttgtggaccctcatgcccctggcgagcctccgcactgcttcggcatccattcttaaaaaaaaaataataataaataaacaaaaggagagagagaaaaggaaagaagaaaaagaagcaaaccaatcagtcaaaaaaaaaaaaaagagaaaagaaaaaagagagaaagaaagaaacagaggggaaagagagagagagagggaagaggaggtaaaaagaagaagagaagggaagcatgaaaagagaagataaggtaaaagatgaatactcgctggatcctggggactcaggccgatgttgaaaagaaactgctccctcagaagattgggaagggaaggagcggaataagctagaagcttctgggcggcctggaggtcatcctcccccaggctgggagcccgatggacagaatccctcagagagccccaagggggcaggcccagtttcagggtcgggcaatggacgaagaggtatttttccttccaattgtggatcgaagaaagggcgcctttcagcaaccccttcttgctgaactgaggggagaagtaccatcagtctttcgccgaaggatggcgcttgaaggtatagaagtgcctaaacaaggagagagacggctggacctcgactacgtggcagagggagagaaatcctatcaaaaatctaaaagaattaggggccacggaagccaaggagatgtccaagaaatggaagagggcaacgacaaaggaaggaagcggaagccggagtccggcacggaacgcttcctggtacaagcAAAAGCGACCgagagggggagtgctggcccggtcagaagggccaggcagctccaggttgcactccggaggaactccgtactgaacccttatcagaaggagctcctccgaggtcagggaacacggaatggcgcccggtgcaaaaatcgggcggagcccagccccagatgcgggttcgtctgcagagatggggacctaggggtttgaggcggaagaactcccggaactgcagggagcagaagagccggaagacattttgagtagtttcgaagggggggctctaaaggaccctaagaaggcGGACAGAAGGGGGAATGACAGGTCACAGGAAGCTAACTCAGAGGGATGCAAAAAGATAACGacagaaaagaagcccctaggtggtgagaagaaggttggcggtgctggaactaacctatatcgctcagAGGGACCTGAGGAGCGaaaacaggagacgcctacgactcgagaagacgcccactgaaacagggctctcgaagaaaagacagacgctggtaagaactcaggaacgaagtagggcacctaaagatgggaggacgggtttaaatagaccctgggatccgacgtcataatgatcgcgaatcccccaggccagtccgcatccgacacgtgtcccactccccctggcaggcagctaaaagtggctgacggttggcagggccattattgcgccatacctaggccagtgtacctgcggaaATTTCGAAGAGTCACTTCGTACTgccccaatttgaaaagactccggcacgcgcgcaattaatgcccaaaatatctgggggcagcagtgcgtgggattcgaggggacggcttcggctgcacccatctctctgtacttctttcgttcgaaattcaaactcggaagtagggggactagtattgggtataaaatacccacagccgaagtcctcaacagaatcaacgattccgcccgcaatgccgacctcaaaggaagactccgcccggactcctacgggagccgggcttcgtccttgactccaacggctgcagacagacttcgtccggactcctacgggagccggactccgccgacaactccgacctcaagttgactccgcccggactcctacgggagccgggctccgtcctcgacatcaactgctagtaagccccgtccggactcctacgggagccggacttcgcctttaactttgatttcaggaagactccgtccagactcctacgggagccgggcttcgtcctcgactccaacggctgcagacagacttcgtccggactcctacgggagccggactccgccgacaactctgacctcaagttgacttcgcccggactcctatgggagccgggctccgtcctcaacatcaactgctggtaagccccgtccggactcctacgggagccggacttcgcctttaactttgatttcaggaagactccgctcggactcctacgggagccgagcttcgtcctcgactccaacggctgcagacagacttcatccggactcctacgggagccggactccaccgataactccgacctcaagttgactccgcccggactcctacgggagccgggccccgtcctcgacatcaactgctggtaagccccgtccggactcctacgggagccgaacttcaccgttaactttgattgcaggaagactctgcccggactcctacgggagccgggcttcgtcctcgactccaacggctgcagatagacttcgtccggactcctatgagagccggactccgacgacaacttcaaccacaagggggactccgcccggactcccacaagaaccgggctccatcgctgactccgattgccgataagatccgtccggactcccacgggagccgaactttccacctgactttagttgcagaggactccgcccggactcctacgggagccgaactccgtcatcagctccgaccacttccgggcttcagccgatggatctgcactccctgacaggccgtagtaacCGTTgcggctctgctccacttcttgtggcggattctgtgcagctccatcactccctgacaggccgcagtaaccgtcgcagctctgctccacttcctgtggcggattccgcacagttccactaccccctggcaggtcacaataacggccacgtggcgagccacggcgatagccacgattctgctccactacccttcgcaataaatcccccctgactatgggcggcccacgaccagacggttacaaacgtcgccatcaatccgttacctcctccgcctataaaaaggggggacccagatacgttattctctaagctcatttcttatcccaaaactctgctgaattctccgttcgagcgctccattcttattgaggtagagaactgacttgagcgtcggagggtcttgccggagcaaccccacctccagtttagacttcccttgcaggtcccgacggcgaccgcggcttccccgactccagcttctccggcgcaagcagatttttgcaccaacaataaaatatattttatcaagACCACGTCACCCTCATTTTTCACGTAGACAtcgttcaaaaaaaataaaaaataaaaaatattattttaaatggtgtttttaaaaacgccattcaaaatgacgttttctaattttttcttcaaaaaaaaaaaactgaaaagaatgaaaaaaataaaatttataattttaaatttataaataaataaaaattttaattttaaataaattgtaaaatataaaatttgaatttttaattcaaataaaaaaaataattttaaattattttcttcttttcaaattaatttttttaaaaaaatatctaaacaaaaatcttaaaaatttaaaaaattaaaaatatcatagaaaaagaaatatgagaaagaaatatgaaaaaaataaaaattataattttaaatttaaaaaaataaaaattttaattgaaaattgtaaattaaaaatttttaaaaaataagaattttaattttaattcaaataaaaaatattatttcaaattattttctccctttcaaattattttttaaaaaaaatatctgaagaaaaggaaaaaattgatgtaaaaaaataaaaaatatcataaaaaaagaaaaaagggaaaagaatgtaattgaaaaaaataggaattgtaattctaattcaaaaacaaaatttataattttaaattttaagaaataaaaattttaattataattcaaataaaaaatatcagtttaaataactaaattaatataaatttaattttttaaaaaatattctaaataaaggaagaaaatacctaaaataatgccaaaaagataaaaaaggaagaaaatgagaaaaaatataaatttaaaatttaaaatttgaaaaataaaaattttaattttaattcaaataaaaaaaataat
The DNA window shown above is from Elaeis guineensis isolate ETL-2024a chromosome 8, EG11, whole genome shotgun sequence and carries:
- the LOC105049754 gene encoding small ribosomal subunit protein eS25, whose translation is MAPKKDKAPPPASKPAKSGGGKQKKKKWSKGKQKEKVNNAVLFDQASYDKMLSEVPKYKQITPSVLSERLRINGSLARRAIKDLMARGSIRMVSAHASQQIYTRATNT